The sequence atatccttgaattctttataatcataaatccatttttaacgtgacccaatctaaaatattaaagaaattagtataattgaggaaacaaatatatcattcattccttttaagaaaatatacatttaactctaaaaaataaattccttgtaaagtttatacttcataaattcgatatcttttaaattttccttttatatttcgtatttatgattctcacaacaattttggatagtctttattactagtatttttattaaaataaaataggtaagtaactaagggtagtcaagtaaaatagtatggtctccttaatattctgAGAAAGTCAAAGTGGACTATCtttgtgaaacggagggagtaatttttTTCCATGAGTTACTCAactttttcattttaactttTAATTGTCTAGTTATCTAGtaatattctatttgtaaatcagAGTTACACATTAACCACGTGATTCGATCAAAAAAAATTCGCCGCGGCCTACGGCGGCTTCATATATTAGTGGTCATTCTAACCATACCTAAGACAATATCTTGGATGTCCCTATACAGGGGCAAACCTTTTCCCGGAACAGCCCTGACGTACTATGGGGATGTAATAGAGAAGATACTAATTTTAGCAAGAATTTtatcatatttgtttcatttcATTGACATCCCAGTGGAATCATAATTATTTTTTGTGCAGGCCATCAGAAGGCAGTTGGTTGCTTGGAATTGGCGACAATGACCCATAAAATTAGATGGAAATTGGAATCATAATTTTAGCAAGAAAAGCAGACTCTCTGTGACCCCTTTCAAGGACAACTAAGAGTCtgcttttctttttagtttccTCTTTTCCCTATGTCTGTTTAATATATTGTAGTTAGCCTCTGCATGCTATTACTGGTTGTTCTTTAGTGTAGGTAACTAATAGATTTTTGGTTTTACCTTAGGCTTGCTGCATGACTTAAAAGATTTTTCGTTTGCCAAGGCAGTAGTCCCCTGCGACCTGCCGCTCTATTAGAACTGCAATTTTTTTCTCTCATTCAGTTGTTATAATTATGTGGAGCGGCCAGTCCGATATTAGATGTTTAGTTGCATTCCATAAATCCAAAAGAATTAAGGGTCTGTTTGGCACGTCAGTATTGGCAATGCATGACATTGCCAATTACATGTAATTGCAATGTCATGCATTAAAACTACATGTAGTTCTATGTTTGGTGTTTGGCATGAAGATAAAATGAATGTAATACAACAATGCATTTTTAACTTTAAAATCTGATTGCAATAGAAATAAaattataaacaaataaaaaaataataaaaaatatattaaaatgttGAATGTATATTAATATTATATAAATAATAGATTtattaagaaagaaaagaatttttttttacaaagagCTTGTTGGAAGCCTAGCCACAAGTTGGGTTCCAatacctttttgaatagctaaacctaatctaatgaaaagaaaattaccaACTTTTACTTTTACATCATGTCTAGCTATGTAGGACTTCAACCTTCTCAAAAGCTCAATAGATTGAATACCAAGTTCACCCAAAGTAGTAAAAGCTAGGGTACGGAAACTATAACCATTAGCATTGCATACATCGAGATATTTGACACGTTTGCGCTCGATAGCTTTAGCCAAGGCTAGACCCGGTGTAAAGGCTTGCACGCCACCTCCAGCAAAAGGAGAAACCACAGTAACATCAAAACAAGTATCATGCCCGTCTTCCCAAATGTAGACCATGATGTCTGCCGGCCTTGCATCACCACCATCATGAGAAAGGAACCCCAAATTTGCTTCAATTTTATAAGGTACACTAGCACGATAAGAAATGTCCCCAAAAGTATCTCTAACAATATCATGACGAAACTTAATACCAACCTcactagcacaatgaagcgcatgatctCCATAAACATCCATGTCTCTATTACAGCACATACAAGAACTGTTGGCATTAAACAAGGGGATACCGAGTCTGTAACTAAGCACCGCACTAAACTGTCGTGGCCCAATCTTTTGTCCCAAACCATCAGCAGGAATAGCAAGAAGATAGTCCTGTGCATGTATAGTTTTGTTACATTGCCAAAGTTCTAAATCCCTTCTTGACACACAAAAACGAGTGGGCATGTCTCTAGTCACAGCTACAAAATATTGAACTGCCAAATTATGCATAGGTTGGGGGCAGTAATAAGATTGTAAAGCTGTGATGAAGCCATACCACTAACCTGAAGGAAATTGTCAAAAGCATTCTGATATGCTAAGCCTTTAACTGGAATATCCAAACCTTGTAGGATGGTCTCTTGCAATTGTAAAGTCTGAGAACAAGACGCCAAATAACAGTACTGCATGGTATCAAACATAGAATAGATACCTAGGACACCATCTCGGATGGGTAAAGAAACAACCCGCTGCTGTAACAAGCCATATCCTGGACCATCACCAGTCACCAAGTTTCTCATATAATTGGAAAGATAGTTATCAAACATAACCTGAGCATCACTCACATAACAAGGTGCGATAGTGCGCAAAGTAAAGTAGAGTTTAGAAACACCTGCACAGTTGCAAAGCAGCAACAACTCACTCTGTGGATCATGTAACTTATGCACAACATCCATTAACCGTGTAGTCTTTTGTACTTTGTCACAAACAAGTTGACTGCAAAAAGAAACATCCAAACTCACAGGACCGCCAAGAATTTTAACACCTACAGATGGTCTACCTATATTAGCAGGGAAAACACCAACCTGAGTACTCCTCAGGTCAACAAATGACCAAAAAACTTTATTTTTCTGAATGTTAAAATCAAGCCCTACAACAGCTCCTTCATTCTTGATGATATGGAAGGCCCGAGAAACCATCATAGTATCTCCGATAATGGTACCATCATCTAAATACCAAGCCTGCAGATCAAGTTTGCATTGCTGAGAAATTTTCAACACAATAGGATGCAAAGTcaaggagaaaagaagaggaCCCAAAGGATCTCCTTGTTGTATGCCTTGTGTCGAAGACAAAGTAGATGAACCATAATACAACTTAGCAGGAGACGCGTAACAAAACTCAACCCATCTCGAAATACTAGGACATTTATTTCTCACTGACCTTAACATGGCTGATCTATCAATTAGGTTAAAAGCATTTTTAAAATCAACTAAGAGCATAGACATAGAGTTCATATTATGTTTCTCATCTAAAATGTGATTAACCGAATGTAAAATAGCTTCCCCTCCACATGGTACACCCACACCAAATTGAAAATCACTCAAATAAACTGACATTTCTTTACCTACAATAGAAGCAGCAACCTTAGATACTAACCTTCTCCAAATAGTACCCACAACAATTGGCCTAATACCGCCACCTGGTTAAGCAAGGGTGTAAGAGGTGCATTAGCAAAAAACATACCAAGTTGGGAGGGGAAGTTACCAGCCAGTAAGAGATTAACAATTGTTGTGGTGGAGGCAGGAAGATCATCTGCAACAGCCGCGGCAGAACCACTAAGAGCATCTAGAAAATGTTGCGCATGAAGTCCATCTCTGCCACACGAAGTACCTTTGGGAAAACTACGAATCCTGTTAAGAACCATATCCGAACTAGAAGATGCTGCAGAAACTCCGTATGGTAGATTAGGCAAGGTAGCGGAGGTGCATATGGATGCTTAAGTTGCAAGTCAGCCAAAGTGTTGTCAGATAAAGGGGCAACACCATTAGAAGTAAGAACCCTGATCGCAGCAGTGTATGAACCTTGGCTTAATTTCCTTCGACAAAGTCTAACATTAACATCTACACGGTTATCCTTATAAGCTGGAACCTTAGAATTAGACAAGACATCATGTTCAACCAATAAATCCATAATCAAAGAAATACAACCATCAGTTTCATGCCATTTAACTAAGGCTTGATTTATAGAAGCAATTTGCACTACAAAAATGCAGACTTTTAACCACGGACTTTAGCCACGAATCCATGTTAGTCGTGGCTATTGATGATATATAGCCACTAGCTAGCCTAGGGCGTGGCAATAGGCCAGTCATTTGCCACGGCTTGCGGAGTATTTGCTTCGGACAGGCAATGGACCGATATTTGTATGCTATGAACATATTTATAGCACTTTAGTTACGGGTATAGTAAGTCGTGGGAATTGGTGGGCTTCTGCTGCAGCCAGTCGTGGCTATATTAATAAGAAGGAACTGCCCATATCAGAAGcgttaaaataaaattttggcccACGTTCTGAGATGAAAAAGTGAAGTATACCCACccacttctccttcttcttctacttccttGACCATCAACCTCAAACTCTGAAACCAccacaaaaaaaattaaacattaaATCTGAATTTTAATGCTTCATCTTGTAATCCAATTGTTCCAACCGTACCAACAAAACATTTCCAAATTGTTATCAATTTTTCACTTCTAAACCCTAAATCGCATTAAGACTTCAATACCattaaaattaaatcaaaattgaTCCATATGTTCTGAGTTTCCTCAACCTCTAtaatgaaaaaaatcattttaCGAACCTTAGATACTAAAATTTGTTACGGGTAAAGAATATtcgtctttgtttctttctttcgaAAACCTAAACggatccatttttatgtttttgcttgattattatatttttgtcattcgtttttggaaTCTAATCGGTATTAGCTAAATTTTTTTCTCATTTACAGATATGGGATTTCGAAATTGAAGGAGTCGATTTTAGAGGGCACAAGAAGAAAAGGATAATAGCAGCAAGTAGTGGCGGCGGTGGTTCTTATTGAACTTCATCAGAAAAAGATGAACATTCTGATAATTTATGGTATGAGTTTTCTAGAATGATTACTAGTATGGGTTTTTGATTTATGTTATCATGAAGTTATTGTTTCTCTCTGTAATGTGTGAAAAGCTAAATAGGTATAATTTAATTCGCAAGGAAAGAATTTTTTTACGAGAAGTATGATTTTATGTTTGTATTTGGCTCTTGATTTCACAAATTCATGGGTTTTGTGTATGACTTATTCTACAAAATGCGTGAATGAATATGGATAAATGTCTTTGTGGCTCATTATCAAAGACCTAGGCATTTGTAAAAGATGAATTTGTTATTTTGGACCATAATCTGATTTGTATAGTACTTGGGGTTGTGGTTtttgtgtataatgaattttgaTTTTGGTCCTAATATTTGCTTGTGTTTCGGATTCAATATGGACAATAATGTGTAAAATTGGTAAAGCTACTGTCTATGTTGGAGAATGGAGATGCAAAAGTCTATTGTTTCGAATTTAGATTTGTTAATCTAGGAGGTTGTGACAAAGATTTTGTCGCTAACCCAATCTAGCTTCAACTGCAGTTTTCTTCCATGTACGAGTGACTAACTGGTGCAATTCTTGTATTTTTTGTCAACTTACGTTTTTTTGGAATATCTTGGTGTAGTTAATAATATAATGAGGTAAATCTTGTCACCTTCTACTTCAACTAGGGCCTAATGAAAGGCCTATCTTTAAAGTAGACCTTTTGATTGTATAACAAGGGTACTTATTGAACGGTATGTAGAAAGCTTTTACTTcttgcattttttttcttcttcatttttttggtttgaaaatTATTTTGTGTGAGCCTTTCTACCAAGCCATGTATGATACACTATTTTATCCACACTTAAAATATGACTGTTAATGGTTGGGCCTTCTAGTGATGTATATTTCCATCTACTGTATCATATGTATTCATGGGTCGTTGTTTTGATTTCTGCAATGTGAATGAGTTCTTATTTGTGGTgtatttttgttttgtgttttatATTGATTGAACATATACACAGTTGTGCTTGTTAGGAATTGTGGCTTAAACTCACGGTATTGTATAACCACATTAGAATCTACTGAAGCATATTTGAAATAAAGAATCGAataatttttttccttcttcgtATCTATGCTGATTTTCGGTTTGATTGTACTTACCAGTTACCCAAACTGGTAAGAACTTTTTTTCTTGTCTGTTTGATTTCTTAGTACTGAAGTCGATTAGAATTATTTCAAACCCCAAaagtttgaatttggttttgaaatgatgATCTTGTACTGAGATTCCATAAATTTAATTGTGGTGGTCATgctcatctcttcttctttcttaagaGTTTTGAGTAGATTTGGGATCTTCCTGGTGATAATCTACGACTCCTAATATATTAACTCAAATCTCTTCATTTTCAAGTTATTAAGCTCTTTGATTTAGTACGGATTTAGTTTATGAAATCTTTGTTGATGTATCTGCTATTACAGGAAAACAAAGATGGTAAAGATAAAATGGTACCTTAATAGCCTGTGAAGCAGAAAATATCCCAAACAGATCTGAAGAAAGTCTCCAACAGGTCTGGGAACAAACAGGGCGACAACCTATAGGAATCCAGACAACAATGTGAAAAGGCAGCGTAGAGATTTCTAGTTCAGAAAGGTagataaaataagaagaaaactTCTGCGTTTTGCAAAGGTAGATCTCTAAATTAAGGGTGGGAAAAGTAACTTGTTCATGCATAAATGTTCTGTATTGAAACTTGCTTACCATTATCTCTCCAAGAGCTCCAAGGTACTTTCTCCGGATTCACCGGCAataatacatacatatatatatatatattaacacCATAACAAATTGTTTGTTTTTAGTATGGCATTGCTACTAACACTGAAATAGATATCTCTTTTACCCGTGTATCTGCATGGATTTGATTTTCTATGATAACTAATGATTTAGAAGAAACAACAAAGATTTTTGCATCACTAtcttcaaataattttgtaatttatttaggaacaaaaaataaatgatagTAATTTGTAGGTAAAAAGGGATGCTTACTGTTTATCTCATAGTTATGGGCGCATGAGTCTTTTTATAATTATCACTAGCAAGTATTATATTCAACTAGGCCATTTTTTTTGTTATAGTGTATCCTTGGTGCAGTTTTCATGCTCTGTACACTTTCCATAGTTATTTCTTGTGTCGCATTTATCTGCTTATTGATCTGATATATTATCCAATTTGGCGTTTTTAGTTGGCACTTGGATCATGTTACATACATGATGCATTTGTTACTTAAACTTTCTTGCACATCCTTGTTACTTATTACAAGCTAATCTTATTTTAAGTTCTAGTTACATTATGTTGTTATGTTATTCTCAACTAGTTCAGGCTCATGTTCTTCAATTTATTCATTCTCCTACACACTTCATTGCTAATTAAACTATTCTGTAGCTTGTATGAGGTTTGACTTGTGTGTTTTTTCTTCCTGTCGCCATTTAAATTCTGTTTATCTGCAATGCTTGTTGTCTCATCCATTAATTAGTCTTGAATTTTTTTTAGTAATTCCATGCTCTGCTGGTGGTCGTATCATGATTATTTCTGTCATTTCTTTTTCCGAAGTTTTGAAGTACCAATTATTCTTATTTATCTAGGATATGTTTCATATTGTATTTTATATCCTTTCTGCAgttattgatttttttcttcttgctGCAGAAAACACCAAATCAAGTCGATGCTGAAAGGGAACTCCTAGGTAAAACGATCAAGGTTTGGTTGCCTGATTATCAAGAATAAAATTCTGGTTCTTAGATTGTGTGAACTGTAATAGATATACCCATGGAGATTCTTAAGTGAAGACATCTATTATGCTGTATATACTGGGCAGGATAGTGTCAGAACTTCTTACGGATTGCCACTGTCTCTGAGCTGTGGCATTTTTTGCTGCCTTTTTAGGTTGCTTTCTTTCCTGCTGATGTTTATCTTTGCGCTCTAAATATGCAAAGAGATGTTGTCGTCCACTTTTCACGCATATGCAACATGAAGATTTTAGGATGCCATATCCAATCCTCCATTAAAGGTTAAAGCGGAATGCGAAGATGTCTTACAAGAATCTGTTAGAGTTTCATAGAAACCAGTAATGCTGCTTATGCATGCCAGTCatgtttcttattttgttttaatgTCGTGAACTGACGATTATGTTATTTGACTCAGAAGCTTAATTGTGTTTCAATCTTCTTGATGTATTTAACTTTCATTCATTAATGAATGAAAGTTTTTCATATTTCCTCCTTCCTGTACTTTGGGTGAATGAATTCAGTATAAAATGTCGATACTTGCTAAAATCCAGCCTGGAAACTACAATGAActgaatatatatataaaacttgaCAAGTGACCTTTTGCCACGGTAAAAGGTGCGGCAAGAATGGAAAATCATGGCACACATGTGTACCCAGTAGTGACGGCTATTGTCCGTAGCAAATACTTATGTGGAATTTGCCACGAAGTGAAAACCGTGGCTAGCATCGTGGCAAATAGTATTAGCCACTGGACTATTTGTTACGGCACCTCAGGCGTCGCAAGTTATCTTTTGCCACGGATTTTTGAGCAACTGCCACGATTGTCCAGCGTGACTAAATCTCAGTATTTTTGTAGTGTTGTAATCTCTTACGCACACCGGATCTCTCTTCAGTCTTACACTTAGGAGTGTAATTTCTTAGAATACATATTGGAAATAATAGTAACTTAATCCAACAAGATATATCTAAGGGATGAAGAATGACTGAGTCAATTGTTTGTCTGAAAGCCTTAGAGAAGTTAAGTCTACATTTGATAGGTATATGTTTAATGGTATGAAACTGTGCCTGAAAGACCTTATCTAACAAATCCACATCAAGGCATGGTTTACTAAAAACATCATTTTTTAACATCTACAGCAGAACAAGGACTTACCTCAGCAAGGGGTTTTGGAATACCTTGTATAAGAGAATCCGCTTCTCTGCCATTTAAGGGAGCAGAAATTATATCACCTTGATGAGGCCTGCAACACTTGCTCCATGCTCGAAGAAGCATACACTTGGTACACAACCACATCCTAAGTTGAAAAAGAGCCTCTTCCCACAAAGCATAAACAATACCATTATGTGTAATTCTATCCCTGCATCTATCATGTTCTTCACCATTTAAAAGATGTGTATCATTGATATGCTTAAAAAAATAACTCCTTGCGAAACCCCTGCCTCTCACACCATTCGTACAACCATCGAAATCCCTAAAAGGGCATTGTAGAAACTTATTAGCAGTTTAAGTTTCAAAACCTTGAGAGATTGGACTCAAACAATGTGCCTGACTAGTCCCAGTATCCCTAGTCATTCTTAAACCCCTCACTCTAACCCTGATAAACCCACTTCCTCAAAACCTTGAACTTTCTTTCAAAACAATGAAACCCCCTCTACTCAACACAACAACATATGTATCACCAAAAGGGAATTGAACCGGGAAATTAGAAATTGACAGATGGGAAATTAAGATTTCACACTGAATGAAAACTCAAATTACcatacatcaaatccctaattaaCACACCACACAAGAAAAACAGATGACCCCTCAAAAAGAAATTGGGACGGAAACCAATTTCCTGTGAAAAactgaagaaaagaagagaacaaagcaaaaccctaattcccaaattgactctgaaaaaaaaaaccctcttGCTGTTAATCGACAAATAACCAACCACAAAACACAAATCTCTCTAAAGTTTCCGGAAAACGCTTCCCCAATTCACTAATTAAAACAACAAAGAGAAGCAACAGAAAACCCCCACAAAAACGCTGAGAAGCAGTATAATTGAAGAAACCAAACAATACAAACCGAAATTGAATCAGCGAAAACCATTATCTCAAAAACCCAGATCTCTCCTTCAATCAACGAATCCACAACACAGAATTCAAATCTGCAAACCCCTACGTCAAATCTTCGAAAAACCCTTTCTCAGAAACCTAATTGAAGAAGATAACATATAAAACCCCAAGAATTGAGCTCCACCTCTCCTTCTCTGGTGACAAAAGCTATTGAATCGAAGAGAAGTACAACGAAAACCATATCATCACTCCCAGAAGAAAATTTGGGTGGTGAGATtctcagagaaaataaaaaaaactcgAGAGAGCAATGATGACTC comes from Papaver somniferum cultivar HN1 chromosome 7, ASM357369v1, whole genome shotgun sequence and encodes:
- the LOC113294877 gene encoding uncharacterized protein LOC113294877 → MDVVHKLHDPQSELLLLCNCAGVSKLYFTLRTIAPCYVSDAQVMFDNYLSNYMRNLVTGDGPGYGLLQQRVVSLPIRDGVLGIYSMFDTMQYCYLASCSQTLQLQETILQGLDIPVKGLAYQNAFDNFLQDYLLAIPADGLGQKIGPRQFSAVLSYRLGIPLFNANSSCMCCNRDMDVYGDHALHCASEVGIKFRHDIVRDTFGDISYRASVPYKIEANLGFLSHDGGDARPADIMVYIWEDGHDTCFDVTVVSPFAGGGVQAFTPGLALAKAIERKRVKYLDVCNANGYSFRTLAFTTLGELGIQSIELLRRLKSYIARHDVKVKVGNFLFIRLGLAIQKACACVLLKSSKKNGKLKVVIDVEASDEDPKAVEEEPEDMEDIEDTDLSPHLDDIDEDFAKDSRIPARVVSVEGDNLHVDVGSLLVSQVTTQVTAVPAPLLEVTAFSAPLGRSCFHYTTF